In a genomic window of Bemisia tabaci chromosome 1, PGI_BMITA_v3:
- the LOC109041266 gene encoding uncharacterized protein has protein sequence MTSRVVALIDMDCFYCQVETRMRPELLGTPVAVVQYKTWKGGGIIAVNYEARAAGVTRFMRGDEAKAQCPSITLCSVPEVRGKADLTRYRDAGREVIKVFSEMCQCVERASIDEAFIDLTDVVEKRLSQPVSVGQLPNTFVVGFTPSDVNDNEEGRKGVSEWLESLYDSELDDVNTKKLAVGAVVVEEMRAAVYAKTGFRCSAGIAHNKIIAKLAAGLHKPNRQTVLPMSGVPILFSNLPVKKVRNLGGKLGVAVVEQLGCQTMADLAPFALKELQNRFDEKTGTWLYNIARGIDHEQVAARLIPKSIGCSKRFPGNSALATIEEVTHWLNELSAEVSERLKDDQILNNRTGKVLTVMAAFTVEKKWNSFTRSGPLHSYEEDKISETAMALIKKSNTAPVISGAWEPPLINLGLSVGKFIDTPSGFNRIKQFFSMPTTSKNFSEENPRMSLHESTNTESSRDINPGNKKQLLAVPPSTESSLESKNKEEEQDIFMEESSSELGCASKSEQSEEKPRSFLAKYFKRRKEKVNEHNEISNEGSNISNDDLQNRESNEANLISVSEDEKPPITFQNISSILGIKKAEDKPSTSFFQPDCNSTALDSSDMKNNSSDVSNDAESNDCWQTISEIFPDLDNIDLEVVQLLPKNLQDVIFSSGRVKIDSKKDMPHASKSVNPLQKKIGRGRPPKREKVTDKTLSQYFKSSELSSTTSLKEEKRPNCTLSQFFSKRDTKKEHSDTATKQEKSDDDIDSSDPKIDCHETEDIEIDDVGQKDFSMEKNDHEEESTESIICSCDIFEVEEENEKLDREVVNYEAASAGPSGQRLSPVMSCDQGPSIMEESAIDMFHENKSSPASKLETEQENDSDVINKLTPVILTDRIVDLSTKKCSICNEEVTVAGLVEHMDFHAAVSLDKELNSADAAVMPIINKSTSSTTNARISKPGTGGKNFNSSGVNTKRKKNQAGKSPKKSMNIASFFTAR, from the exons GATCATTGCTGTGAACTACGAAGCCAGGGCAGCAGGAGTTACCAGATTTATGAGAGGAGATGAGGCAAAAGCTCAGTGCCCTTCCATCACTCTCTGCAGCGTTCCTGAAGTCAGAGGCAAAGCAGATCTGACCAG gtATCGGGATGCTGGCCGAGAGGTGATAAAAGTCTTCAGCGAGATGTGTCAATGCGTTGAACGAGCCAGTATTGATGAGGCGTTCATTGACTTGACGGATGTTGTGGAAAAGCGGCTCAGTCAGCCTGTGTCAGTGGGTCAGTTACCCAACACGTTTGTTGTTGGATTCACTCCTTCAGACGTCAACGACAatg AGGAAGGCAGGAAAGGAGTATCAGAATGGCTGGAATCTTTGTATGATTCAGAATTAGACGATGTGAACACTAAAAAATTGGCTGTAGGTGCAGTTGTGGTTGAAGAAATGCGAGCGGCTGTGTATGCTAAAACAGGATTTAGATGCTCGGCAGGAATAGCCCATAACAAG ATTATAGCAAAATTGGCTGCAGGTTTGCACAAACCGAATCGGCAGACGGTTCTTCCAATGTCAggtgttcctattttatttagCAATTTGCCCGTGAAGAAGGTTCGCAATCTAGGTGGGAAACTTGGTGTGGCAGTGGTAGAACAACTTGGATGTCAGACAATGGCCGATCTGGCTCCCTTTGCCCTCAAAGAGTTGCAGAATCGGTTTGATGAGAAAACTGG AACATGGCTCTATAATATTGCTCGAGGAATAGACCACGAACAGGTGGCAGCAAGACTGATCCCTAAGTCGATTGGTTGCTCAAAACGATTCCCTGGTAACTCAGCGTTAGCAACCATAGAGGAAGTTACCCATTGGCTGAATGAACTTTCTGCGGAAGTTTCAGAAAGGCTGAAGGATGATCAAATCCTG AATAATCGGACCGGAAAAGTGTTAACTGTGATGGCAGCATTTACTGTAGAAAAGAAATGGAATTCCTTCACTCGATCTGGGCCATTACACTCCTATGAAGAGGATAAAATATCAGAAACAGCTATGGCCCTCATTAAGAAGTCTAATACTGCGCCAGTTATTTCAGGTGCCTG ggAGCCGCCACTAATCAATTTGGGCCTCTCTGTTGGCAAATTCATCGATACTCCCTCAGGATTCAATAGAATCAAACAGTTCTTTTCGATGCCAACGACttcgaaaaatttctcagaagAAAACCCCAGAATGTCACTTCATGAGAGTACTAACACAGAATCATCACGTGACATTAATccaggaaacaaaaaacaattacTCGCTGTTCCTCCTAGTACAGAATCTTCACTTGAAAGTAAGAATAAGGAAGAAGAACAAGATATCTTTATGGAAGAAAGTTCAAGCGAGCTTGGATGTGCATCTAAAAGTGAACAGTCAGAGGAGAAGCCTCGGTCATTCTTAGCAAAATATTTCAAGCGGCGCAAAGAAAAGGTCAATGAACACAATGAGATCAGTAACGAAGGCAGTAATATTTCCAACGACGATCTACAGAATCGTGAAAGTAATGAGGCAAATTTAATTTCTGTCTCAGAGGATGAAAAACCGCCAATAACGTTTCAGAACATCAGCAGCATTCTAGGTATTAAGAAAGCAGAAGATAAGCCTTCAACCAGTTTTTTCCAGCCAGACTGCAATTCCACTGCGCTAGACTCATCCGACATGAAAAACAATTCAAGCGATGTAAGTAATGATGCAGAAAGCAATGACTGTTGGCAAACtattagtgaaatttttcctgacttAGACAACATTGACCTAGAGGTGGTTCAACTGTTACCAAAGAATTTACAAGATGTCATCTTTAGTTCAGGTCGAGTTAAGATAGATTCTAAGAAGGACATGCCACATGCAAGCAAATCTGTAAATCCccttcaaaagaaaattgggAGAGGTCGTCCACCTAAGAGAGAAAAAGTTACAGACAAGACTTTAAGCCAGTATTTTAAGTCCAGTGAACTTTCATCGACAACATCACTCAAAGAAGAGAAACGTCCAAACTGTACTCTCAGtcagtttttctcaaaacgtgaCACAAAAAAGGAACACAGTGACACTGctacaaaacaagaaaaaagtgACGATGATATCGATTCGAGCGATCCAAAGATCGACTGTCACGAAACGGAGGACATTGAAATCGATGATGTGGGCCAGAAAGACTTCAGcatggaaaaaaatgatcatGAAGAGGAGAGTACAGAGTCTATTATTTGCAGCTGCGATATTTTTGAGgtggaagaagaaaatgaaaagttggatagaGAGGTGGTGAATTATGAAGCTGCGTCCGCAGGCCCCAGTGGTCAAAGGTTGTCTCCTGTGATGAGCTGTGATCAAGGTCCATCAATCATGGAAGAATCTGCCATTGATATGTTCCACGAGAACAAATCGTCACCTG CCAGTAAACTGGAGACTGAACAGGAGAATGACTCCGATGTGATCAATAAATTAACGCCTGTGATCTTGACAGATAGGATCGTTGATTTGAGCACAAAAAAATGCAGCATTTGCAATGAGGAAGTAACGGTAGCTGGATTAGTGGAACATATGGATTTTCATGCAGCCGTGTCATTAGATAAAGAATTGAATTCCGCAGATGCAGCTGTAATGCCAATTATCAATAAATCTACAAGCTCCACAACTAATGCTAGAATTTCAAAGCCAGGAACAGgtggtaaaaatttcaacagtaGCGGTGTTAATACAAAACGGAAGAAAAACCAGGCAGGGAAGAGTCCAAAAAAGTCAATGAACATAGCTTCTTTTTTCACAGCAAGGTGA
- the LOC109041338 gene encoding uncharacterized protein isoform X1, translating to MKLSIEIEFLISVVSAIKVTGHAESKNKKEQAVESEKSANTVVKTSEFTEILGSRQFVDKSLFLRWFISEGKDLYITGPSGLGKSTLLSMMRTFFTAQFHNDGTYTDPKTTKTRDFFKAPSRFDGTQTALKIYQHEDFFEKHFQRYCVIFVNLHPLKFIHDISSFEARLLEIVGTVFKSFKIPDRPNCREIKSLVDVYENMGLSLSEFDMRRVEHVSQFLNGLWSCFNKKCIVLIDEYDAILHALMSSNVTKTDSGLVFWEVHKVVEALTKHQAVLRALCVGVLNLGGAVASLADHIPHVHFFADERIPRYFGFSDSEVGTLLGSYGMASDRDSIVEFYSGYRVMSPRIGRVLNAASILSCIENKGVSDGYFKVSGRDSTFDVLFSEPVFGEKILLSVMENAEIDIALERTGVGVNRILDLSRQIRENAEFAASFRLTDSGMDYVFQYLLESGYFTIARGLELLNTTRATPRSVRIKIMPANLETKHILYRTLFASQFPLYSYRITPENIDVLGAALNNLSEASLREVMKSVREFSQGKSAEGTHLRFPVHCVNRLMSSGKVKIVEYENAIEENGKVVALALVNLKNEGVVIQLERNETSIDTLSRMVREKYGSVFHIGKFAKVSIERRVLVALRCTCVDQCDMCFTLDSRSISNATCATYPENESLEKNLYLRKTEIL from the exons ATGAAGTTGTCAATtgaaatcgaatttttgataTCAGTCGTCTCAGCCATCAAG GTCACCGGACATGCagaatcaaaaaacaaaaaagagcaGGCTGTTGAGAGCGAGAAGAGTGCCAACACTGTTGTGAAGACATCAGAGTTTACCGAAATACTTGGATCGAGACAGTTCGTCGATAAATCGTTGTTCCTTCGATGGTTTATCTCAGAGGGAAAAGACCTCTACATTACCGGTCCCTCGGGCCTCGGAAAAAGCACTCTCCTCAGTATGATGCGCACGTTTTTCACAGCCCAATTTCATAATGACGGCACCTATACCGACCCAAAAACCACAAAAACACGAGACTTCTTCAAAGCACCTAGCAGATTTGATGGAACCCAGACTGCCTTAAAGATTTACCAGCACGAGGACTTTTTCGAGAAGCACTTCCAACGATACTGCGTTATTTTTGTGAATCTGCACCCTTTGAAATTCATCCACGATATCAGTTCATTCGAGGCAAGACTGCTTGAAATCGTCGGCACggtttttaagagttttaaaATCCCCGATCGTCCAAACTGTCGAGAGATCAAATCCTTGGTTGATGTATACGAAAACATGGGGCTGAGTCTCAGTGAATTCGATATGAGGAGAGTCGAACACGTCTCACAGTTCCTGAATGGCCTGTGGAGTTGTTTCAACAAGAAATGCATAGTTCTGATCGACGAGTACGATGCAATATTGCACGCCCTGATGTCGAGTAACGTTACCAAAACAGATTCCGGGCTCGTGTTTTGGGAGGTACACAAAGTTGTGGAAGCGCTTACCAAACACCAGGCTGTGCTTCGCGCCCTTTGCGTGGGCGTGCTGAACCTCGGAGGTGCAGTCGCCTCCTTGGCCGATCACATACCACATGTCCACTTCTTCGCCGATGAACGAATCCCACGCTATTTCGGTTTCTCGGACAGCGAAGTGGGAACACTCCTCGGTAGCTACGGCATGGCATCCGACAGAGATTCAATCGTGGAGTTCTATTCCGGATATCGGGTCATGAGCCCTCGAATCGGTCGCGTGCTCAACGCCGCCTCGATTTTGTCCTGCATCGAGAATAAAG GCGTGAGTGACGGCTACTTCAAGGTCTCAGGGCGGGACTCCACGTTCGACGTGCTGTTTTCCGAGCCGGTGTTTGGCGAAAAAATCCTGCTGTCGGTCATGGAAAACGCGGAAATCGACATCGCACTCGAGAGAACCGGAGTAGGTGTCAACCGGATCTTGGACTTGAGTCGACAGATCAGAGAAAACGCTGAATTTGCTGCTAGCTTCAGGCTGACGGACTCTGGAATGGATTACGTCTTCCAGTATCTTCTGGAGTCCGGTTACTTCACCATCGCGAGAGGGTTAGAACTCCTCAACACGACCCGCGCAACCCCGAGGAGCGTCCGCATTAAGATCATGCCAGCAAACCTTGAAACTAAACACATCCTGTACAGGACGCTCTTTGCGAGTCAGTTTCCCTTGTATTCCTACAGGATTACACCTGAAAACATAGACGTCTTGGGGGCGGCCCTGAATAACCTCAGCGAAGCGTCGCTGCGAGAAGTGATGAAGTCAGTGCGGGAATTTTCTCAGGGCAAATCTGCAGAAGGGACTCATTTGAGGTTCCCTGTACATTGTGTGAATAGGTTAATGAGTTCGGGTAAAGTAAAAATCGTCGAGTATGAAAATGCTATCGAGGAGAATGGGAAGGTGGTCGCTTTGGCtcttgtaaatttgaaaaatgagggcGTGGTGATCCAATTAGAGCGAAATGAGACTTCCATTGATACGTTGAGTAGAATGGTTCGAGAGAAATATGGTTCTGTTTTTCACATTGGTAAATTTGCGAAAGTTAGCATCGAACGCAGAGTCCTGGTAGCTCTCCGCTGTACTTGTGTGGACCAGTGTGACATGTGTTTTACACTTGATAGTAGGAGCATTTCGAATGCAACCTGTGCGACTTATCCTGAAAATGAGtccttggaaaaaaatttataccTGCGGAAGACTGAAATATTATAA
- the LOC109041338 gene encoding uncharacterized protein isoform X2, producing MMRTFFTAQFHNDGTYTDPKTTKTRDFFKAPSRFDGTQTALKIYQHEDFFEKHFQRYCVIFVNLHPLKFIHDISSFEARLLEIVGTVFKSFKIPDRPNCREIKSLVDVYENMGLSLSEFDMRRVEHVSQFLNGLWSCFNKKCIVLIDEYDAILHALMSSNVTKTDSGLVFWEVHKVVEALTKHQAVLRALCVGVLNLGGAVASLADHIPHVHFFADERIPRYFGFSDSEVGTLLGSYGMASDRDSIVEFYSGYRVMSPRIGRVLNAASILSCIENKGVSDGYFKVSGRDSTFDVLFSEPVFGEKILLSVMENAEIDIALERTGVGVNRILDLSRQIRENAEFAASFRLTDSGMDYVFQYLLESGYFTIARGLELLNTTRATPRSVRIKIMPANLETKHILYRTLFASQFPLYSYRITPENIDVLGAALNNLSEASLREVMKSVREFSQGKSAEGTHLRFPVHCVNRLMSSGKVKIVEYENAIEENGKVVALALVNLKNEGVVIQLERNETSIDTLSRMVREKYGSVFHIGKFAKVSIERRVLVALRCTCVDQCDMCFTLDSRSISNATCATYPENESLEKNLYLRKTEIL from the exons ATGATGCGCACGTTTTTCACAGCCCAATTTCATAATGACGGCACCTATACCGACCCAAAAACCACAAAAACACGAGACTTCTTCAAAGCACCTAGCAGATTTGATGGAACCCAGACTGCCTTAAAGATTTACCAGCACGAGGACTTTTTCGAGAAGCACTTCCAACGATACTGCGTTATTTTTGTGAATCTGCACCCTTTGAAATTCATCCACGATATCAGTTCATTCGAGGCAAGACTGCTTGAAATCGTCGGCACggtttttaagagttttaaaATCCCCGATCGTCCAAACTGTCGAGAGATCAAATCCTTGGTTGATGTATACGAAAACATGGGGCTGAGTCTCAGTGAATTCGATATGAGGAGAGTCGAACACGTCTCACAGTTCCTGAATGGCCTGTGGAGTTGTTTCAACAAGAAATGCATAGTTCTGATCGACGAGTACGATGCAATATTGCACGCCCTGATGTCGAGTAACGTTACCAAAACAGATTCCGGGCTCGTGTTTTGGGAGGTACACAAAGTTGTGGAAGCGCTTACCAAACACCAGGCTGTGCTTCGCGCCCTTTGCGTGGGCGTGCTGAACCTCGGAGGTGCAGTCGCCTCCTTGGCCGATCACATACCACATGTCCACTTCTTCGCCGATGAACGAATCCCACGCTATTTCGGTTTCTCGGACAGCGAAGTGGGAACACTCCTCGGTAGCTACGGCATGGCATCCGACAGAGATTCAATCGTGGAGTTCTATTCCGGATATCGGGTCATGAGCCCTCGAATCGGTCGCGTGCTCAACGCCGCCTCGATTTTGTCCTGCATCGAGAATAAAG GCGTGAGTGACGGCTACTTCAAGGTCTCAGGGCGGGACTCCACGTTCGACGTGCTGTTTTCCGAGCCGGTGTTTGGCGAAAAAATCCTGCTGTCGGTCATGGAAAACGCGGAAATCGACATCGCACTCGAGAGAACCGGAGTAGGTGTCAACCGGATCTTGGACTTGAGTCGACAGATCAGAGAAAACGCTGAATTTGCTGCTAGCTTCAGGCTGACGGACTCTGGAATGGATTACGTCTTCCAGTATCTTCTGGAGTCCGGTTACTTCACCATCGCGAGAGGGTTAGAACTCCTCAACACGACCCGCGCAACCCCGAGGAGCGTCCGCATTAAGATCATGCCAGCAAACCTTGAAACTAAACACATCCTGTACAGGACGCTCTTTGCGAGTCAGTTTCCCTTGTATTCCTACAGGATTACACCTGAAAACATAGACGTCTTGGGGGCGGCCCTGAATAACCTCAGCGAAGCGTCGCTGCGAGAAGTGATGAAGTCAGTGCGGGAATTTTCTCAGGGCAAATCTGCAGAAGGGACTCATTTGAGGTTCCCTGTACATTGTGTGAATAGGTTAATGAGTTCGGGTAAAGTAAAAATCGTCGAGTATGAAAATGCTATCGAGGAGAATGGGAAGGTGGTCGCTTTGGCtcttgtaaatttgaaaaatgagggcGTGGTGATCCAATTAGAGCGAAATGAGACTTCCATTGATACGTTGAGTAGAATGGTTCGAGAGAAATATGGTTCTGTTTTTCACATTGGTAAATTTGCGAAAGTTAGCATCGAACGCAGAGTCCTGGTAGCTCTCCGCTGTACTTGTGTGGACCAGTGTGACATGTGTTTTACACTTGATAGTAGGAGCATTTCGAATGCAACCTGTGCGACTTATCCTGAAAATGAGtccttggaaaaaaatttataccTGCGGAAGACTGAAATATTATAA
- the Snx6 gene encoding sorting nexin-6 isoform X2, whose protein sequence is MDKFLEEEPLNGETTVKKAGRSETVDLTDNSLVVDISDALSEADKIKFTVHTKTTLPDFAKTEFTATRQHEEFVWLHDRFEENEEYAGYIIPPAPPRPDFGASREKLHKLSEGEGTMTKEEHEKMKRELEAEYLATFKKTVAMHEVFLCRLAQHPVFRNDHNFRVFLEYEADLAVRMKNKYEKLEDWVKSISKTTDEFLASATVKDIYEFFDTEKNFLITYHSHLKDAVAKADRMTNKHKDVADSYMKITSALVCLATTEHRDLDKFLNKLAETFETARKVERIVASDEDLKLSDTLRYYMGDSFAAKRLLYRRLRCLANYENANRNLEKARVKNKDVHAAPEVTEVSEFCPNS, encoded by the exons ATG GATAAATTCTTGGAAGAAGAGCCACTGAATGGTGAAACCACCGTGAAAAAG gcTGGAAGATCTGAAACCGTTGATCTGACCGATAACTCACTAGTTGTTGACATATCTGATGCCCTTAGTGAAGCTGATAAAATAAAGTTTACTGTTCATACCAAG ACTACACTGCCAGACTTTGCAAAAACTGAATTCACGGCAACTCGTCAGCATGAGGAGTTTGTATGGCTTCATGATCGATTTGAGGAAAATGAAGAATATGCTGGCTACATA ATTCCACCAGCTCCACCTCGACCTGATTTTGGCGCCTCCAGAGAAAAGCTTCACAAGCTTAGCGAAGGAGAAGGGACCATGACCAAAGaagaacatgaaaaaatgaagcggGAGCTTGAAGC CGAATACCTGGCAACATTCAAGAAAACAGtagcaatgcatgaagtattcttaTGTCGTCTAGCTCAACATCCAGTCTTCCGCAATGATCATAACTTCAGGGTATTCCTGGAGTACGAGGCTGATCTAGCTGTccgaatgaaaaataaatatgaaaagcttgag GATTGGGTGAAATCAATATCCAAAACAACTGATGAATTTCTTGCCTCAGCTACTGTAAAAGATATCTACGAATTCTTTGATACAGAGAAAAACTTCTTAATCACTTACCACTCACATTTAAAAGATGCTGTAGCCAAAGCTGATAGAATGACCAACAAACACAAAG ATGTAGCGGACTCCTACATGAAAATTACCTCTGCACTGGTATGCCTAGCAACCACTGAGCACCGAGATCTGGATAAGTTCCTAAATAAGCTTGCTGAAACATTTGAAACTGCCAGA aAAGTCGAGCGGATCGTAGCTTCAGATGAAGATCTGAAGTTGTCAGACACATTACGCTATTACATGGGTGACTCATTTGCTGCTAAGCGACTGCTCTACCGACGACTGAGGTGCCTAGCCAATTATGAAAATGCCAACCGCAATCTGGAGAAAGCTCGCGTGAAAAACAAAGATGTTCATGCT GCTCCTGAAGTGACGGAAGTAAGTGAATTTTGtccaaattcataa
- the Snx6 gene encoding sorting nexin-6 isoform X1: MDKFLEEEPLNGETTVKKAGRSETVDLTDNSLVVDISDALSEADKIKFTVHTKTTLPDFAKTEFTATRQHEEFVWLHDRFEENEEYAGYIIPPAPPRPDFGASREKLHKLSEGEGTMTKEEHEKMKRELEAEYLATFKKTVAMHEVFLCRLAQHPVFRNDHNFRVFLEYEADLAVRMKNKYEKLEDWVKSISKTTDEFLASATVKDIYEFFDTEKNFLITYHSHLKDAVAKADRMTNKHKDVADSYMKITSALVCLATTEHRDLDKFLNKLAETFETARKVERIVASDEDLKLSDTLRYYMGDSFAAKRLLYRRLRCLANYENANRNLEKARVKNKDVHAAQEAQRQACEKFELMSDKGKEELQDFKARRVIAFRKNLIELAELEIKHAKTQVQLFKNTLSFLRNEPALKESGDN, translated from the exons ATG GATAAATTCTTGGAAGAAGAGCCACTGAATGGTGAAACCACCGTGAAAAAG gcTGGAAGATCTGAAACCGTTGATCTGACCGATAACTCACTAGTTGTTGACATATCTGATGCCCTTAGTGAAGCTGATAAAATAAAGTTTACTGTTCATACCAAG ACTACACTGCCAGACTTTGCAAAAACTGAATTCACGGCAACTCGTCAGCATGAGGAGTTTGTATGGCTTCATGATCGATTTGAGGAAAATGAAGAATATGCTGGCTACATA ATTCCACCAGCTCCACCTCGACCTGATTTTGGCGCCTCCAGAGAAAAGCTTCACAAGCTTAGCGAAGGAGAAGGGACCATGACCAAAGaagaacatgaaaaaatgaagcggGAGCTTGAAGC CGAATACCTGGCAACATTCAAGAAAACAGtagcaatgcatgaagtattcttaTGTCGTCTAGCTCAACATCCAGTCTTCCGCAATGATCATAACTTCAGGGTATTCCTGGAGTACGAGGCTGATCTAGCTGTccgaatgaaaaataaatatgaaaagcttgag GATTGGGTGAAATCAATATCCAAAACAACTGATGAATTTCTTGCCTCAGCTACTGTAAAAGATATCTACGAATTCTTTGATACAGAGAAAAACTTCTTAATCACTTACCACTCACATTTAAAAGATGCTGTAGCCAAAGCTGATAGAATGACCAACAAACACAAAG ATGTAGCGGACTCCTACATGAAAATTACCTCTGCACTGGTATGCCTAGCAACCACTGAGCACCGAGATCTGGATAAGTTCCTAAATAAGCTTGCTGAAACATTTGAAACTGCCAGA aAAGTCGAGCGGATCGTAGCTTCAGATGAAGATCTGAAGTTGTCAGACACATTACGCTATTACATGGGTGACTCATTTGCTGCTAAGCGACTGCTCTACCGACGACTGAGGTGCCTAGCCAATTATGAAAATGCCAACCGCAATCTGGAGAAAGCTCGCGTGAAAAACAAAGATGTTCATGCT GCTCAAGAGGCGCAAAGGCAAGCTTGTGAGAAATTTGAACTCATGTCTGACAAAGGAAAAGAAG aGCTTCAAGATTTCAAAGCAAGGAGAGTCATCGCATTCCGAAAGAATTTGATAGAATTAGCTGAATTAGAAATCAAGCATGCCAAA acCCAAGTGCAACTGTTCAAGAACACCTtatcatttttgagaaatgaacCAGCTCTCAAAGAATCTGGCGACAACTAA